The Argopecten irradians isolate NY chromosome 16, Ai_NY, whole genome shotgun sequence genome window below encodes:
- the LOC138311060 gene encoding innexin unc-9-like, translating to MPVVTYIDSLLGPIGAYEEPRTVHDNNYIDRLSHHYTIMLLFFFSTYLTTEEYVGDPIQCWCPEHFTEDEVYYTNAVCWVSNTYYIPFTNVIPPHYELRATYEITYYQWTPIILLLMALTMYLPRMFWKYHINRCGITIKTVLEICYNAQNKKNPKERANALKHLATYIGKYCYSVHLYRAGLCPNLREIFARKSCIRIGRHHGNNIVTLAIFVKFLYAINVLLHLFFLNEFLSHKFYVFGYEAVINFLEGGHKELSPRFPRVTLCDFEMRQISNVHRYTLQCVIPVNYYNEMFFVLLWFWLTILAVLAFCNFTFSLLSTFVPMNQKTFARKYLLLKNEDQYIGKRAFPKLLNRFLKRYLRRDGLFILKLISKHSNTFLLIELVHHLWRDFLNRGGHKGIKRFPSNRNNGTIRPEDADETVPLLVQNGVLTSILESQTKTKQEKKVRLDVPDDNISDEKSSFKKRKSR from the exons ATGCCTGTTGTTACCTA CATTGACAGCCTCCTGGGGCCTATAGGGGCCTACGAGGAGCCAAGAACTGTCCACGACAACAACTACATTGACAGACTCAGTCACCACTACACAATCATGTTGCTGTTCTTCTTCAG tacATATCTGACGACGGAGGAGTACGTAGGAGACCCTATCCAATGTTGGTGTCCTGAACATTTCACAGAGGACGAGGTATACTATACAAATGCTGTGTGCTGGGTCAGTAATACTTACTATATCCCCTTTACCAATGTCATCCCTCCCCATTACGAACTGCGAGCCACATACGAGATCACCTACTACCAGTGGACACCGATCATTCTGCTTCTAATGGCCCTCACCATGTACTTACCAAGAATGTTCTGGAAGTACCACATCAACAGGTGCGGCATCACCATCAAGACGGTCCTAGAAATATGCTACAACGCCCAGAACAAGAAGAATCCGAAAGAACGCGCAAATGCGTTGAAACATTTAGCAACGTATATCGGGAAGTACTGCTACAGTGTGCATCTATATAGAGCAGGACTGTGTCCAAATCTACGGGAAATATTTGCGAGGAAATCCTGCATCAGAATTGGACGCCATCATGGAAACAATATCGTGACACTTGCTATTTTCGTGAAGTTTCTTTACGCAATTAATGTTTTGTTGCATTTGTTCTTCTTAAACGAATTCCTCAGTCACAAATTTTATGTCTTTGGCTACGAAGCGGTGATTAATTTTCTGGAAGGAGGACATAAAGAACTTTCTCCAAGGTTCCCCCGAGTGACTCTTTGTGATTTTGAAATGAGACAAATCTCGAATGTTCATCGGTATACACTACAATGCGTTATACCTGTCAACTATTACAACGAAATGTTCTTTGTATTATTATGGTTTTGGTTGACCATCCTAGCTGTGCTtgcattttgtaattttacatttaGTCTTCTTTCGACATTTGTTCCAATGAATCAGAAGACTTTCGCGCGGAAATACCTACTTTTGAAAAATGAAGATCAATATATCGGGAAAAGAGCATTTCCAAAGTTATTGAATCGGTTTTTAAAGAGATACTTGCGTAGAGATGGCCTGTTCATATTAAAActaatttcaaaacattcaaaTACTTTTCTGTTGATTGAACTTGTTCATCATTTGTGGAGAGACTTTTTAAATCGCGGGGGACATAAGGGGATAAAGCGATTTCCCAGCAATAGGAACAATGGAACAATACGGCCAGAAGACGCTGATGAAACTGTTCCTTTGCTTGTACAAAATGGAGTGTTGACAAGCATTTTAGAAAGTCAAACAAAAACCAAGCAAGAGAAAAAGGTCAGATTAGATGTACCGGATGATAACATATCTGACGAAAAATCGTCTTTCAAAAAACGGAAGTCACGCTAA
- the LOC138311134 gene encoding innexin unc-9-like isoform X2, with translation MVDWLDHVLGTVGHTIGLKSVYDDDFIDRLSHYYTVIILIIFTVIVSTNQYVGDPIECWCPADFTENRVEYTNFVCWVSNTYYIPMQHQIPVEIEGRRQKELTYYQWIPMILLTMALLFKIPRMVYKVFSAASGISLDRLCTLAKETQYANPEDREKKLSYIVKYLDQWIEGVTQYRAGMCVRIRQRIGQVCCFLCGRHYGNYLVTAVMAVKLLYLTNAIGQLFLLNAFLGTSYNVYGFEVLSNLISGEDWTYSPRFPRVTLCDFEIRQMTNLQRWTVQCVLPINLFNEKIFIFMWFWIVLIAALSAFSFVINIYSVIFPQHRRSYLRKYLRLNDMYKKSALDKKVVKKFVESYLQQDGVFVLRAVSNNANDVIASELIKLLYVNFREKMAKQKNSVEEHSNV, from the exons ATGGTGGATTG GCTCGACCATGTGCTCGGGACAGTTGGACACACCATAGGACTGAAGtcagtgtatgatgatgatttcATCGACCGTTTGAGTCACTACTACACAGTTATAATACTGATAATATTTACTGTCATAGTGAGTACGAATCAATATGTCGGGGACCCCATTGAGTGTTGGTGCCCAGCAGACTTTACAGAAAATCGGGTGGAATATACAAATTTTGTCTGCTGGGTGTCAAATACGTATTATATCCCGATGCAACATCAGATTCCAGTGGAAATCGAAGGCCGTCGGCAAAAGGAGCTGACATATTATCAGTGGATCCCCATGATCTTGCTCACCATGGCGCTTCTTTTCAAAATTCCCCGAATGGTCTATAAAGTGTTTTCGGCAGCTTCTGGTATAAGTTTGGATCGTCTTTGCACACTGGCAAAGGAAACCCAGTATGCTAACCCGGAGGACAGAGAGAAGAAGTTGTCTTACATCGTCAAGTATTTGGATCAGTGGATTGAAGGGGTTACCCAATACAGGGCAGGGATGTGTGTAAGAATTCGTCAGAGGATTGGCCAGGTGTGTTGCTTCTTGTGCGGTCGTCACTATGGCAACTACCTCGTGACCGCCGTAATGGCGGTGAAACTTCTGTACCTTACTAATGCTATAGGGCAGCTCTTTCTGCTGAACGCGTTCCTGGGCACCAGCTACAACGTCTATGGATTTGAGGTGCTAAGCAACCTCATCAGTGGCGAGGACTGGACCTACTCGCCGAGATTTCCGCGCGTGACCTTGTGTGACTTTGAAATACGACAGATGACCAATCTTCAGCGCTGGACTGTACAGTGTGTACTTCCAATCAATCTCTTTAACGAGAAAATTTTCATCTTTATGTGGTTTTGGATCGTGCTTATCGCCGCTTTGTCAGCGTTCTCTTTCGTCATCAACATATATTCCGTCATATTCCCCCAACACCGTCGGTCGTACCTGAGAAAATATCTACGATTAAATGATATGTACAAGAAATCTGCACTTGACAAAAAGGTCGTGAAAAAATTCGTGGAGTCTTATTTACAGCAAGATGGCGTGTTTGTACTACGCGCTGTCAGTAACAACGCTAACGACGTAATCGCGTCAGAACTTATCAAGCTGCTTTATGTAAACTTTAGAGAAAAAATGGCGAAACAGAAAAACTCCGTTGAGGAGCATAGTAATGTATGA
- the LOC138311134 gene encoding innexin unc-9-like isoform X1, with translation MGNGLCVETGSSMTVFDWLDHVLGTVGHTIGLKSVYDDDFIDRLSHYYTVIILIIFTVIVSTNQYVGDPIECWCPADFTENRVEYTNFVCWVSNTYYIPMQHQIPVEIEGRRQKELTYYQWIPMILLTMALLFKIPRMVYKVFSAASGISLDRLCTLAKETQYANPEDREKKLSYIVKYLDQWIEGVTQYRAGMCVRIRQRIGQVCCFLCGRHYGNYLVTAVMAVKLLYLTNAIGQLFLLNAFLGTSYNVYGFEVLSNLISGEDWTYSPRFPRVTLCDFEIRQMTNLQRWTVQCVLPINLFNEKIFIFMWFWIVLIAALSAFSFVINIYSVIFPQHRRSYLRKYLRLNDMYKKSALDKKVVKKFVESYLQQDGVFVLRAVSNNANDVIASELIKLLYVNFREKMAKQKNSVEEHSNV, from the coding sequence GCTCGACCATGTGCTCGGGACAGTTGGACACACCATAGGACTGAAGtcagtgtatgatgatgatttcATCGACCGTTTGAGTCACTACTACACAGTTATAATACTGATAATATTTACTGTCATAGTGAGTACGAATCAATATGTCGGGGACCCCATTGAGTGTTGGTGCCCAGCAGACTTTACAGAAAATCGGGTGGAATATACAAATTTTGTCTGCTGGGTGTCAAATACGTATTATATCCCGATGCAACATCAGATTCCAGTGGAAATCGAAGGCCGTCGGCAAAAGGAGCTGACATATTATCAGTGGATCCCCATGATCTTGCTCACCATGGCGCTTCTTTTCAAAATTCCCCGAATGGTCTATAAAGTGTTTTCGGCAGCTTCTGGTATAAGTTTGGATCGTCTTTGCACACTGGCAAAGGAAACCCAGTATGCTAACCCGGAGGACAGAGAGAAGAAGTTGTCTTACATCGTCAAGTATTTGGATCAGTGGATTGAAGGGGTTACCCAATACAGGGCAGGGATGTGTGTAAGAATTCGTCAGAGGATTGGCCAGGTGTGTTGCTTCTTGTGCGGTCGTCACTATGGCAACTACCTCGTGACCGCCGTAATGGCGGTGAAACTTCTGTACCTTACTAATGCTATAGGGCAGCTCTTTCTGCTGAACGCGTTCCTGGGCACCAGCTACAACGTCTATGGATTTGAGGTGCTAAGCAACCTCATCAGTGGCGAGGACTGGACCTACTCGCCGAGATTTCCGCGCGTGACCTTGTGTGACTTTGAAATACGACAGATGACCAATCTTCAGCGCTGGACTGTACAGTGTGTACTTCCAATCAATCTCTTTAACGAGAAAATTTTCATCTTTATGTGGTTTTGGATCGTGCTTATCGCCGCTTTGTCAGCGTTCTCTTTCGTCATCAACATATATTCCGTCATATTCCCCCAACACCGTCGGTCGTACCTGAGAAAATATCTACGATTAAATGATATGTACAAGAAATCTGCACTTGACAAAAAGGTCGTGAAAAAATTCGTGGAGTCTTATTTACAGCAAGATGGCGTGTTTGTACTACGCGCTGTCAGTAACAACGCTAACGACGTAATCGCGTCAGAACTTATCAAGCTGCTTTATGTAAACTTTAGAGAAAAAATGGCGAAACAGAAAAACTCCGTTGAGGAGCATAGTAATGTATGA